One Kushneria konosiri genomic window, TGCGGCAGGGATGAGGCATAACATCGCATTTGCATTACGCTTTATAAAAAGGGCACGACACGCAGCCCTTCTTTCCTACGCAAGCCATGCATGAGGCGATGACATGACCCAGAGCGACCATCAGCATCAACAGGACGGGCAGCAACAAAAGGCGCCCCCACCGGCCGACAACACCACCATGTTCATCTTTGGCGCCAGTGGCGATCTGGTGAAGCGCCTGCTGGTCCCCTCGCTGTACAACCTGGACCGCGATGGTCTGCTCGATCGCAGTATGAGCATTGTCGGCGTCGATATCGCCGAGCACGATGACGACAGCTTTCGCGGGCATCTCAAGGACTTTATCGCCGACAAGGCTGCCGACAGGCATGCCGAGGGAGGCGGTCAGGAACTTGACGAGGACCACTGGCAGGATTTTGCCCAGCGCCTTCACTATCTACAGGGCGATTTCACTGAATCGGACATTTTTGAGCAGATCAAAAGCCATCTCGGACAGGCTGACAGCGACAACGCCCTGTTCTACTGCGCCACCGCCCCGCGCTTTTTCGGCGACATCGCCACCGGTCTTGGCAAGGCCGACCTGATGAAGGAAGGCGACAACCGCTACCGCCGCCTGGTGGTGGAAAAGCCCTTTGGACATGATCTGGAATCGGCGAAAGCGCTCAATGCGCAGCTGCTGGAGGTCATGAAGGAAGAGCAGATCTATCGGATCGATCACTTTCTGGGCAAGGAGACCGTGCAGAACATTCTGGTCGCCCGCTTTGCCAACGTGCTGTTCGAGCCCTTCTGGAACAATCACTACATCGATCATATCCAGATCACGACTGCCGAAACCGTCGGCGTCGAAAAGCGCGGCAATTTTTATGAAAAAAGCGGTGCCATGCGCGACATGGTGCCCAACCACCTCTTTCAGCTGCTGGCCATGGTGGCCATCGAGCCGCCGGCCGCCTTCGGCGCCGACGCCCTGCGCAGCGAAAAGGCCAAGGTGCTGGGCGCCCTGCGCCCCTGGCCCAGAGAAGAAGTACATCACAACTCGGTACGCGGTCAGTACCGTGCCGGCAACGTCAATGACAGCGACGTGGTCGGCTATCGTGATGAGCCCGATGTCGCCGAAGACAGCAACACCGAGACCTTTGTCGCCATGAAGATGATGGTCGACAACTGGCGCTGGGTAAACGTGCCCTTCTATCTGCGCACCGGCAAGCGCCTGAGCGCACGCGATACCGAGATCGCCATCTGCTTCAAGCCGGCACCCTATGCCCAGTTTCGCGGCACTGACGTTGAGCGCATGAACTCCAACTGGTTGATCATTCAGCTTCAGCCCAATGAAGGCATGTGGTTCGATTTTCAGGCCAAGCGTCCGGGGCCGGAGCTTGAAATGGATACCGTCAAGATGGGCTTTGCCTACAAGGACTTCTTCGACCTGCCGGCAGCGACCGGCTATGAAACCCTGATCTATGACTGCCTGACGGGCGATCAGATGCTGTTTCAGCGTGTCGATACGATCGAGAACAGCTGGCGCGCCGTGCAGCCCTTCCTTGATGCCTGGGCCGAGGACAGCAGCGTCGAGGGCTACGAAGCAGGCTCTGAAGGCCCACAGGGCGCACATGACCTGCTTGAGCGCGACGGCCGACAGTGGCACAAGATCGGCGAGGTCACCGGCCCGGGGGTCGCACCGGTGCCGGGCAGTTCACGACGAAAATAGTCTCGGGGGAAACCGACATGAAAAACGTGCAGCCATGCCGTGACCTGGCGGAGGTTCGACAACACATCGACCGCCTGGATCAGGAAATCGTGGCCGCCATTGCCGAGCGAGGCGGCTATGTCCACCAGGCGGCAGCCTTCAAGCGCAACGAGCAGGAAGTCAGGGCGCCTCAGCGTGTCGAACAGGTCATCGAAAGGGTTCGCACAATGGCCGAAGAGCATCAGGCTGACCCGGAGGTGGTCGAGCAGGTGTATCGCGCCATGATCTCGGCCTTCACTGAGGCCGAGATGCACACCCACCGAAGCAACAACGACTGATCGTATCTGTTCAACAGGAAGAAAAGACAGGGAGGGCGCCACCGCGCCCTCACTGTCTCGTTGGCTCAACGTACCGCTACGTTCGCAGCCCTTCCAACGAAATAGTTCTGCCGTACGCCAGCGCTACCGAGCCAGCTCGTCGCGCCAGGAATGCTGCGGCACAAAACCGACCAGCCGGCGCGCTTTCTCGTTGCTGTAGAAGGTCTCGAACTCGCCCATCTCGCGTTTGAGCGGCACTTCAGGGTAGAAGCGCTCGATCACCTCGGCCGTCGTCAGGTCCACCGATAGATCATCATTGGCGACGTTGAACACCTGATAGCCCAGACCCTCCGTTTTCAGGCAGCAATCAACCATCCGGCCCAGATCGCGGGCGTCGATATAGGCAAAGATATTCCGGCGGCGCAGTGCCGGGTTCTCCATGAACGCCGGGAATTTCTCGCGATACTCATGGGGCTCGATCACGTTGTTGATGCGAAGGCCATAAATGTCGATGCCCGAACGTGCCTGGAAGGAACGAGCGGTGACCTCGTTGACCACCTTGCTCATGGCATAGCTGTCCTGCGGAACGGTGGGATGCTCTTCGTCCACGGGCAGATACTCGGGCGTCTTCTCGCCATCGGCAAAGCAGATGCCATAGGTGGTTTCACTGGAGGCAAATATCACCCTGGGGATGCCCAGTCTGGTGGCGGCATCCAGCACGTTATAGGTACTTAACGTGTTGATGCGATACGTTTCGTTGTCCGGCCGATGCAGGATGGCCGGTATGGCCGCAAAATGAACGATCGCGTCATAACGCGGCACGCCAGTGCCGGGCTCCAGCTCATCGAGGCCTGCATAGGCCTGACAGGCGTTGAAAACCTGACCTGCATCGGTCAGATCGGTGATCAGGGTTGGGATGCCGGGCGTGTCGGACGGCGTCCAGTCCAGATTGGTCACCCGGTGGCCCTGGTCGCGAAGATAGGCGGTCGCATGTCGACCGGCCTTGCCGCTCCCCCCCGTAAACAGAATGCGCATGATGTCTCCCGCTGAATGAAGCTGTCATGACACCCTGGCAAGGCGCGTCCCGAAGCGCCAGTGAGCCTGGCGCCAACAGGCCGGTTCCCGAACGCTCGGCGCCCTATGCCAACAGTCTTTTCAAGGCAAATCCGGCAATCGCCGTGTCCTGCACGCCGGTGCCGGTCAGATCACACACCGTGATCTGATCACGACCGATACGTGGCGACTGTCCGCTGGCGATCACCTTGCCAAGCTCGACAACCTCAAAGGGAGGTATCTCATCGGCCCAGGCCTTGAGTTCGCCATTGGTCTCGCTCTGGGTACGGGTATCGGCCACGAACACATCGGCACTCGTCATCACTGACGCGTCCAGTTCGCGTTTTTCCGGACTGTCCGAGCCCATGGCCGTGACATGCACACCGGCGGGCAAGTGATCGGCATAGAGCAGCGGCGATTTCGACGGCGTGGTGGTGATAATCACATCCGCCTCGCGACAGGCGCTTTCAATATCACCATGTACATTGACGCAGAGCCCTTCAAAGCGCTCGCGCATTCGCACGGCATACGCCTCGGCGCGGTCGGTATCGCGTGCCCAGACATCGACGGTGTCGATATCACGAACCAGCTTGAGTGCAGCGATCTGCAGCTCGGCCTGAACCCCGGCGCCGATGACAGCCGCGCGACGGCTGTCCTTGCGTGCCAGATGCTTCGCGGCAATGGCCCCGGCCAGCGCGGTGCGAATATCGGTGAGATAGCCCTCGTCAAAGAGCACCGCTTCGACCAGCCCGGTCCTGGCAGAAAAGACAATCATCAGCCCGTTGAGACTTGGCAAACCCAGCGAGGGGTTATTAAAAAAGCCGGGACTGACCTTGATGGCAAAGCGCTCGTTGCCGCGAATATGGGCGGTCTTGACGTCGACCTCGCCGTTGGCTTCCTCGATCGCCATGGAGAGAATCGGCGGCTGCACCACCTGCCCCTCACCCAGCGCACGGAAACCGGCTTCCACGGCCTCAAGCGCTGCCAAATCAAGCTCAACGACGTTTTGAATCTGCGTGCGATGATAAAGCTCCATCCCTGCTCCCGTATTCTCCATGAGGGTTCATGCGTCAGCCATGTCCCTTGCCCGCTGCCAGGTGGTCATGTCCACACCGTTGCCTGACACGATCAGTGCCACCTTCTCACCGCGAATGTCGATGGCATGCTCCTCAAGCGCCGCCAGCCCCACGACTGCGGCACCTTCGACCAGCATCTTCTCGACTTCCAGAAAATGCACCATGGCCGAGGCGATCGCGCGTTCGCTGACCTGGCAGTGGTCGCTCATCACCTCTCGAACCAACGGCCAGGTGCAGCGATTGTCGAGCCCGATGCCACCACCGAGCGAGTCCGCCAGCGTTTCGACCTCCTCCACCTCGACCGGATGACCGGCGGTCAGACTTTCAATCATTGCCGCCCCATGCATCATGCTCACACCGGTGACCCGCACCTGCGGATTGATCGCGCGCACGGCACGGCCAATACCTCCCAGCAGGCCACCGCCGGAAAGACCGATCAACACCCGGTCGAGCTCAGGCACATCCTCCATCAGCTCAAGACCGATGGTGCCCTGTCCGGCCACGATCAACGGATCATCGAAGGGTTCGATCAGCGTCATGCCCTCCTCGCGCACCAGTCGGCGCGCCTCCACGAAGGCATCATCCTGACTGCGCCCGACCGTGCGTACCTCGGCGCCCAGTGCCTTGATGGCGGCCACCTTGTTGGCCGGCACCAGATTCGAGACACAGATGATGGCGCGTGCACCCAGCCGAGAGGCCGCCCAGGCCACCGCCCGGCCGTGATTGCCGGTCGAGGCCGTGGTCACACCGCGCTCAAGCGTCGCCTCATCCAGTGCCGCGATGGCGTTGAGCGCCCCCCGGAGCTTGAAGGCGCCGCTGGGCTGCAGGGTCTCGAGCTTGAGATGAACCTCGGCCTCGAAGCGCTCGGAAAGCGCCACGGACTTCACCAGCGGCGTTCTTGCGGCCTGCCCCGCGATTCGGGCACGGGCAAGATAAATATCGTGCAGGGTCACGGCACTGTGGGGGATAGCGCTGTTGGTCATGACACTCCCGGCAGGTAAAGGGCCCAGGCGCCACGGGTGTTTCACCTGGAAACCGTGTCACCCTGGCGCATGGACCATGACGCTTCAAGCGTACTCCAGAATCAGCTGCCCGAAGGTCCCGGCATGTTGCCCAGACAGAAGTACTTGGTGTCCAGATACTCCTCCAGCCCCTGGGCACCGCCTTCACGACCGAGCCCGGATTGCTTGACCCCGCCAAAGGGAATGGGCGCGCCGGTCATCTTGAGCGTATTGACGCTGACCATGCCGTACTCGAGCCCGCGCATCATTTTCCAGATGCGCTTGACGTCATTGCTGTAGATATAGGCGGCCAGGCCATATTCAGTGTCGTTGGCCGCGGCCACCACCGCCTCGTCGTCATCGAAGGCACATACGCCCGCCACCGGCGAGAAGGTCTCCTCTCGGAACACTCGCATTTCCGGAGTAATGTCGGCCAGAAGCGTCGGCATGAAAAAGTTGGCGCCCGGCGCCATCGACTGATTGCCCGCTACCAGACGAGCGCCACGGTTGACGGCATCATCGACGATGGCCTGCGCCGCCTCGACCGCCCGGCGATGAATCAGCGGGCCGATATCGACTTCCATCATGCCGCTGCCGACGCGCAGCGCCTTCATGTGCACGGCGAAACGCTCCAGAAAGCGATCATAAATGCGCCGGTGCACGAAAATGCGGTTGGCGGCCAGGCAGTCCTGCCCGGCGGTCTGAAACTTTGCTGCCACCGCCTCACGGGCGGCCTCGTCGACATCCACATCCTCACAGACGATAAAGGGTGCGTTGCCGCCCAGCTCCAGCGACATGCGCTTGACGGTGCCGGCACTCTGGCGAATCAAAAGCTTGCCGACACGCGTGGAACCGGTAAACGACACCGAGCGCACCCGGGTATCGGTACACAGCACCTCGGACACGGTGGCAGGCTCGCCGGTCACCACGTTGAAAATGCCCGGCGGGATGCCCGCGCGCTCGGCAAGCTCGGCGAGCGCCAGCGCCGTAAATGGGGTCTCGTTGGCGGGCTTGACGATCACTGGGCAGCCGGCGGCCAGCGCCGCCCCCGCCTTGCGGGTGATCATCGCCAGCGGGAAGTTCCAGGGAGTGAGCATCACCGACACCCCCACCGGCTCCTTGAGCGTGCCCAGCATGGCATTGGGAATATGGCTGGGGATGGTCATGCCATAGGCCCGGCGCGCCTCTTCGGCAAACCACTGAATGAAACTGGCCCCGTAATCCACCTCGCCGCGGGCATCGCGCAGCGGCTTGCCCTGCTCCAGCGTCATCAAATGGGCCAGATCCTCGCGGTGTTCATGAAGGAGCTGATACCAGCGCTGCAGGAGCCGCCCTCGCTCATCCACCGACAGCGCCCGCCAACCGGCGAAGGCACGTTCGGCGGCCGTCACGGCGCCGGTGATCTGCTCGGCGTCCAGCAGGGCGCAATATCCGAGTATTTCGCCGTTGGCCGGATCCAGCACCGGCTCATCGTGATTGCTGCGGCCGGCCGTCCATTGCCCGTCGACATAGGCCAGCTGACGAAAAAGACGTGGATCATTGAGTTGCATGTCACCTCCTGAACGCCTGAGCGTCATGGCTGCACATCGTCAAATAAAGCGCCAACAGACCGTGCAGAGAACTGTCGCCATCTGACGGTCAGCGTGACAGATCCAGCCATGATGTTTTTTCTGTCTCCCCTGCCTGCGGCCGTGATTTTTTTCCTTGTGCATGGTGCAACCTGGTGTTTTTTTGGTCGATGCCGGTGCAGCCCCCGGACGCCCTGGGTATGCAGATACGGCAACGCCGCCCAGAGGGGCGGCGTTGTCAGCAGGGCATCAGGATATGGCGCTGCCTAGTTGGCGCTCTGCTGGCCACTGTCCATGTGCTCATCGACCCACTGACTGGCGACCTGTGCCGGATCAGCCTTGTCGATCTCGACGCGATGGTTCATGTCCTGCAGGTCTTCCGTGGTCAGCACCTCCGAGACGCGATTGAGAGACTGGCGTATCTCATCGTTCAAGGCCTCGCTGCGCGCCACGGGCACGATGTTCTGGGCAGGTTCCAGATCCTTGTCATCCTTAAGCGCTACCCAGTCGTTTTCGGCGATGGCGCCCTGAGAGGAGAACATCCGCGCCACATCGATATCCCCGTTGGCCAGTGCCCCTCGGGTCAGCGGCCCGCCGGCATCGAGCGAGCGGAAGTTGGCAAATTCGATGTTATAGACCCGCTTGAGCCCGGGAAGACCAACATCGCGCGTGCGCGTTTCCGGCGGCCCGCCCATGGTCAGCTCACCGGAGACCGGCGCCAGGTCAGAGAAGGTCTCGAGATGGTATTTGTCCGCCGTTTCCCGCGTCACGACCAGCGCATCGCGATCTTCGGCCGGCGAGGCCTCCAGCGCCTCGATCCCGTCAGGCAGCACGCTGCGAAGCGCCGCCATGACCTCCTCGTTGTTTCGGGCATCGGCATGCGCCTCGTCCTGATCAAGATAGGTCATCAAGGCACCGGAATACTCCGGCAGCACATCGATTTCACCGTTGGTCAGGGCCGGAAACACGACTTCGCGCGAGCCCAGGTTGAGGCGGGTGTTAACGTTGACGCCGTCATTTCGAAGCACGTCGGCGTAGATATTGGCCAGAATCAGCTGTTCCGGGAAATTGGTCGAGCCGACGGTCACGGTGGCCTGATCGGCGCCGCCGTCCTGTGCGGTGCTGTTGTCTGCGCTGTCCTCGTCGCCGCCGGAACAACCGGCCAGCACCGCCAGCGTCAGCGCGCCGAGCCCAAGCTTCCATCCACGATTCATGTTCATGTTCCCTTTGGTCATGATGTGCATTCCCTTGTGTTCATCGTTGGCCCATCGATTCTGGCCCAGCCAGGCGCGACGTGCACCTGATGATTGCCGTCATCACGTTATTGCAGCCCTTTGGCCGTGATCAGCCTTTGAAGACCTGCAAACAAAAGCTCGGTCATGACCGCCAGCACCGCGACCAGAATGGCCCCCACCAGCACCTGGGCCAGGTCGCGCACGGCCAGACCATCAATCAGATAGCGCCCAAGGCCACCCAGCCCTACATAGGCCGCAAGTGTGGCCGTCGACATGACCTGAACCGCCGAGGTGCGAACGCCTGCCATGATCAGCGGCATGGCGATTGGCAGCTCCACCTGCCAGAGCCGCTGCCAACCGGTCATCCCCAGCGCCATGGCGGCCTGACGCACGGCCGGGTCCACTTCGCGCATGCCGACAAAACTGTTGGTCACCATCGGCGGAATGGCCAGCGCGACCAGCGCCACGATCACCGGAATCACGCCATAGCCTGCCAGCAGAAAGACCAGAATGATGACGCCAAAGGCCGGGATGGCGCGCCCGATATTGGAAATATTGATGGCCAGCAGCCCGCCGCGACCGCTGTGTCCCAGCCCGATGCCGATGGGCAGTGCAATGGCCGCCCCGATCAGCGTCGAGATCAGCACATAGGTCACGTGCTCAACAATATGGTCGGGAATACTGCCGGGCCCCTGCCAGTTCACGGGCTGGGCGAAGAAGTTGATCACCCCGGTCATGAGCGTTGTGAAATCATGGTTCATCAGCGCACTCCCCGCTGCCACGGCGTCAGACAGTAAAGGATGCCCACCAGTGCCAGATCAACGATGACCGCCAGCGCCACCGATAGGACAAAGCCGATAATCAGCGGCGTGGCAAAGCTCAGGGTAAAGCCGGTAATGAAAAGCTGGCCCAGCCCGCCCTGACCGATCAGCGCCGTGACCGTCACCATGCCGATGATGGTCACCGCCGCAATACGAATGCCCGCCACAATGACCGGCAGGGCAATGGGCAGCTCCACGGCAAAAAGCCGGCGGGCCGGCGTATAACCCAGTGCCCGTGCCGCCTCACGGACGATGGGCGACACCCCGCGCAGCCCCTGAACGATATTGCGAAACAGGATCAAAAGCGTATAGAGCGTCAGGCCGATCAGCGAAGTGGCCATCGACAGACCGGTAAAGGGCATCAGCAGAATAAACAGCGCCAGCGAAGGAATGGTAAACATTACTCCGGTCACGGCCAGCGATGGGCCGTAAAGCCTGGGCCAGCGTACTGCCAGCAGCGCCAGCGGAAAGGCAATCAAAAAGCCGAACAGCAGTGACAGCCCGACCAGCTGAACGTGCTGTAACAGCGCCGCCGTGATCTGATGGCTGTTGGACGCCACCCATTCCCAGTTCATGACAGCCGCCTTCTCAGCTGCAGCTGATCAATGACCCCTAAATAGCGCCCCTGGGCGTTGAGCACGGGCATGACCTCACCCGGTGCACTGATCAGGGCGTTGAGTGCGCTGCGCAGGTTGTCATGCACGTAAAGGCGATGACGCCACGGCCTCAAGGCAAGAGAATCGATGCGCGCCCGATCATCGGCCTGCTTGATCGTTTCCCAGTCCAGCCAGCCCAGCGGCGCACGCTGCTCATCAAGCACCACAATGCCGCTACTGCCGGCCTGTTGCAGATAGCTGCGTGCCCTCGCCACGATCTCATCACGAGGCGCCGTCAGGCCGGCATCCAGTTCCAGACTGTCCAGACGCTCCAGTGCCAGACGACGCAGCTCGCGGTCGGCACCGATAAAATCGACCACGAAATCGCTGGCCGGCGCCGAAAGAATGTGTGCGGGCGTATCGAACTGGGCCAGCTGTCCACCCTGAGCGAAGATCGCCACCCGATCGCCGAGTTTCATCGCCTCGTCGATGTCGTGGGTCACCATCACGATGGTCTTCTGGACCCGCCGCTGCAGGCTTAAAAACTCCTCCTGCAGATGAGTACGCACGATGGGATCGACCGCCGCAAAGGGCTCATCCATCAAAAGAATCGGTGGGTCGGCCGCCAGTGCCCGCGCAAGCCCCACACGCTGCTGTTGCCCACCGGAGAGCTGATGCGGATAGCGAGAGACAAGCGCATCATCCAGGCCAACCAGCTCGACCAGCTCTGCAACGCGCTCGCGAATGCGCCTTTTGTCCCAGCCCAGAAGGCGGGGTACGACGGCGATGTTGTCGGCAATCGTTTTATGGGGAAAGAGCCCCGAATGCTGCATCACATAGCCGATCTGGCGCCGCAGTCGGGTCGCATCCACCGACATCACATCCCGATCACCGATCAGAAGCCGTCCATCACTCAGCGTTTCCAGCCGATTGATCATGCGAAGCGTGGTGGTCTTGCCACAGCCTGAAGGGCCGACCAGCACGGTCAGCTCCCCGGCCGGCAGGGTCAGATCCAGTGATTCGACGGCGACCGTGCCGTCGCCATAGCGCTTGGTCACACCTTCAAACACGATCGCACTGCTGTCGTGTGTATCACGATCTTCTGCGCTGGCGCGTTGGCGATGATCGTCCGTCAACGGCGTATCCTCCTGGAATGAACCAGCGCTGCCTCGGGGCGGCAGCGCGCTATCAATGGGCGTCAGACCCAGTCGCTGACCACACCACCAGCCTCACCCGCCACGGGGTCCAGCGTCGGCCGCGGCACCGACTCGATGCGCTGGCGTACATCAGGGGTATTGTCACCGCGGCGGCAGATATCCCAGTCCCCCTGCCCGAGTGGATACCCGGCGGTCAGGGCAAAATCATTGCTGGCGCTGATGCGACAGTGGCCGGTACCCGCGGGCAAGACGATCACGTCACCGGCGCTGACCTCAATGTCTTCGCCCTGTTCGCCGCCCAGACGAAGCGTCGCGGCACCGTCATAAACGCCCAGCACTTCGTGAGCTGTACTGTGAAAATGATGATAATCAAACACGCCGCCACGCCACTGAACGGGCCAGTCATTTTTTTCAAACAGCGCCTCGAGCGTCTCTACCAGTGACCGTCCGTCATCAGCGGTCAAACCACGATAGAGCAGCGCAGGATAGCGGCTGTTGGGAATACTGCCATCGTCCTGAAACAAAAGGGTCTGAGGCTTTTTCATTCGAATCTCTAGGGGATTGTGATGTCGACATCGCGCCAGTATCAGTACAGCAGGGATTCTATGCTATTTCGACGATTTTGATTTCTGGGGCTGGTAAAAGAGCAAAACAGACAAACTTGCTACATTTAAAAAAAATAAAGTATTGCCTACCATCCGTTCTTTTTTCAGAGCTTGCCCGTTCATGCGCATATGTTTTCTTTTACGCAATATCTCCCTTCCTTCCGGCATAGAGCGTGTCACTTCGGTTGTCGCCAACCGGCTTGCAGAAAAGGGGGTGGATGTCTCGATCGTAAGCCTGTGGGGAGGACTGGAGCCCTTTTACGACAAGCATGAAGCCGTAAAACTTTATCAGTTATTTCCAGAGCAAGTGACTGAAAAAAACAGAGTCGTTGCCCTAGGCAAACGTCTGGGCCGCTTTCCTGCTGCTTCCCATAAGTTACGCAAGCTTCTTAAAAAATACCCTCAGGATATTCTGATCGATACAGATTACCTTCTAGGACAGGTAGCGCTTCCGGCACTGGTGGGCCTTGGCGTGAAGCACATCCATTGGGAACATTTCCATTTCAATCTTGATCTGGACAAGCCGCATAAATTGCTGGGTCGTCGCCTTCTGGCACGCCGTACCAGCGCCATCGTCACGCTGACCGAGCGGGATGTTGGTTACTGGCAGGAGGGAGCACGCCCTGGCGGACCGGTCATGGCCATTCATAATCCGGTGCCCTTTGAGCGACCGGATGTGCAATATGACCCTGATACCCGCGTCGTACTGGCCGTAGGGAGGCTCAATCGACAAAAGGGATTCGATCATCTTCTTGAGGCCTGGGCAAAGGTTCGAATCGATTCCGAAGATAATGCATCACCATGGCAGCTGGTAGTGCTTGGCAGCGGTGAGGAAGAAGCCGCATTAAAAAAACAGTGCCAGGAACTTGAGATTGCGCATAGCGTTACCTTCGTACCAGCCACAAGAGATGTAGAGAGCTATTACCGCAAGGCCTCCATGCTGGCCATGAGCTCTCGTTATGAAGGCTTTGGCATGGTTTTGCTGGAGGCACAGACATATCGGCTACCCATTGTGGCCTTCGATTGCGACGTCGGTCCCGCCGAAGTCATTACACATGAGAAAAACGGGCTACTGGTTTCTCCGGGCGACATCAAGGATTTCAGTGCGCAGCTTCAAAAGCTCATGGACGATCGGGACATGCGCTGCCACTTTTCATCGAAAACCGACGAATCCGTTGACCGCTTCATGCCGGATCCCATCGCGGATCGCTGGATCGATCTTTTCAGGAGTCTTTAACGGCCAGATTGCCCGGCAGAAACCATACGGCTCAGCGAGAGCGCTCGGTGCGGTGACAGGCATGGACGGCGCGCTGGAGGCGTCCCAGGTAGCTGTCCTCGATCCCCAGGTCGCGCAGCCCTGCGACCGTGTTGTCGAGATACTCAAGGCAGCTCCCCAGCACGCCGCTGGCTCTGGACAGTCGACCCACGATATCGGCATCCGAAAGCCCGGGCAGATAGCGTGGGTGATCAGGGTTGGCGATAAAGGCAATCCCGGGCAACTCGCCCTCCTCGGTGGCCAGCGTCACCCAGCGCGGCATATAGGCACCGGTCAGCATCTCGCGCCGCCAGACCAGCAGGAGCTCATGGGCCAGATGCTGCTCCTTGATGCGCAGCGCCATGCCTTCACTGTCCCCACCGGGCACCAGCGCCAGCATCAGCCCGGGGCACTCGGGCGTGCCGCGCCCGTGCTCCAGATTCAGACAGAAATCACGGTGATAGCCCTCAAGGCGCACGCGCCGACGCTCTTCGATCTCGATGCATGGATTCCACACCAGCGAGCCATAGGCGAACAGATACACACCATCAA contains:
- a CDS encoding ABC transporter permease, giving the protein MNWEWVASNSHQITAALLQHVQLVGLSLLFGFLIAFPLALLAVRWPRLYGPSLAVTGVMFTIPSLALFILLMPFTGLSMATSLIGLTLYTLLILFRNIVQGLRGVSPIVREAARALGYTPARRLFAVELPIALPVIVAGIRIAAVTIIGMVTVTALIGQGGLGQLFITGFTLSFATPLIIGFVLSVALAVIVDLALVGILYCLTPWQRGVR
- a CDS encoding ATP-binding cassette domain-containing protein is translated as MTDDHRQRASAEDRDTHDSSAIVFEGVTKRYGDGTVAVESLDLTLPAGELTVLVGPSGCGKTTTLRMINRLETLSDGRLLIGDRDVMSVDATRLRRQIGYVMQHSGLFPHKTIADNIAVVPRLLGWDKRRIRERVAELVELVGLDDALVSRYPHQLSGGQQQRVGLARALAADPPILLMDEPFAAVDPIVRTHLQEEFLSLQRRVQKTIVMVTHDIDEAMKLGDRVAIFAQGGQLAQFDTPAHILSAPASDFVVDFIGADRELRRLALERLDSLELDAGLTAPRDEIVARARSYLQQAGSSGIVVLDEQRAPLGWLDWETIKQADDRARIDSLALRPWRHRLYVHDNLRSALNALISAPGEVMPVLNAQGRYLGVIDQLQLRRRLS
- a CDS encoding gamma-glutamylcyclotransferase, producing MNEQPDDERPLAMTREVLEADRLRVHYERHHPQEALLSNEAFRDSINEMLAHRPPCAEQIDGVYLFAYGSLVWNPCIEIEERRRVRLEGYHRDFCLNLEHGRGTPECPGLMLALVPGGDSEGMALRIKEQHLAHELLLVWRREMLTGAYMPRWVTLATEEGELPGIAFIANPDHPRYLPGLSDADIVGRLSRASGVLGSCLEYLDNTVAGLRDLGIEDSYLGRLQRAVHACHRTERSR
- a CDS encoding cupin domain-containing protein — protein: MKKPQTLLFQDDGSIPNSRYPALLYRGLTADDGRSLVETLEALFEKNDWPVQWRGGVFDYHHFHSTAHEVLGVYDGAATLRLGGEQGEDIEVSAGDVIVLPAGTGHCRISASNDFALTAGYPLGQGDWDICRRGDNTPDVRQRIESVPRPTLDPVAGEAGGVVSDWV
- a CDS encoding glycosyltransferase family 4 protein — translated: MPTIRSFFRACPFMRICFLLRNISLPSGIERVTSVVANRLAEKGVDVSIVSLWGGLEPFYDKHEAVKLYQLFPEQVTEKNRVVALGKRLGRFPAASHKLRKLLKKYPQDILIDTDYLLGQVALPALVGLGVKHIHWEHFHFNLDLDKPHKLLGRRLLARRTSAIVTLTERDVGYWQEGARPGGPVMAIHNPVPFERPDVQYDPDTRVVLAVGRLNRQKGFDHLLEAWAKVRIDSEDNASPWQLVVLGSGEEEAALKKQCQELEIAHSVTFVPATRDVESYYRKASMLAMSSRYEGFGMVLLEAQTYRLPIVAFDCDVGPAEVITHEKNGLLVSPGDIKDFSAQLQKLMDDRDMRCHFSSKTDESVDRFMPDPIADRWIDLFRSL